In Croceicoccus sp. Ery15, a genomic segment contains:
- a CDS encoding aromatic-ring-hydroxylating dioxygenase subunit beta: MTATTPELEKAIDRLLLADANALDSKDMPGWLANYAEEEQASYYCRAVENSEHNLELGFMFDDCRARLEDRVTYVNEIWAGTFQDYRTRHFVQRVSHRQVDARTVEVVSNFSVFMTPMDAGVTQVLAAGRYLDTMRLSDDGGAKLLSRRAELDTSVLPRYLVYPI; the protein is encoded by the coding sequence ATGACGGCCACCACTCCCGAGCTGGAAAAAGCGATCGACCGATTGCTGCTGGCCGATGCCAACGCGCTTGACAGCAAGGACATGCCGGGCTGGCTGGCGAACTATGCCGAGGAAGAACAAGCATCCTATTATTGCCGCGCGGTCGAAAATAGCGAGCACAACCTCGAGCTCGGATTCATGTTCGACGATTGCCGGGCACGGCTCGAAGATCGCGTCACCTATGTGAACGAGATCTGGGCCGGCACCTTTCAGGACTACCGCACCCGTCATTTCGTCCAGCGCGTCAGCCATCGCCAGGTCGATGCCCGAACGGTGGAAGTGGTTTCGAATTTCTCGGTGTTCATGACGCCGATGGATGCCGGCGTCACCCAAGTCCTGGCCGCCGGCCGCTATCTCGATACAATGCGACTGTCAGACGATGGTGGCGCCAAGTTGCTGTCCCGCCGCGCCGAGCTCGATACATCGGTTCTCCCCCGTTATCTGGTCTACCCGATTTGA